One part of the Rhizophagus irregularis chromosome 25, complete sequence genome encodes these proteins:
- a CDS encoding Transcription initiation factor IIA small chain (TFIIA 13.5 kDa subunit), with translation MTHYYELYRRSSIGVALTDSLDELIKNARISPQLAMKVLLQFDKSIAESLENKVKHKATFKAGHLHTYRFCDEVWTFIIKNPNFKLEHESLPVDKIKIVACNSKKPGEAENKN, from the exons ATGACTCATTACTATGAACTTTATCGCAGAAGCAG tattggTGTGGCCTTGACAGATTCTCTTGACgagttaattaaaaatgccCGAATTTCTCCACAACTAGCGATGAAGGTTCTTTTACAa TTTGATAAAAGTATAGCGGAATCTCTTGAAAATAAAGTCAAACATAAGGCAACTTTTAAA GCTGGACATCTTCATACTTATCGATTTTGCGATGAAGTATGGACATTCATTATTAAGAATCCTAATTTCAAATTGGAACATGAATCGTTACCTGTTGACAAAATCAAGATTGTAGCATGTAATTCAAAGAAGCCTGGTGAAGctgaaaacaaaaattaa